The Syntrophorhabdaceae bacterium nucleotide sequence ATAGGCCAGACAGAAACCCCGGAACATACATCAAAGATCAATAAGTAACGGACAAATCCACCTGCTCCCCCCGAACGACGGACTGCTTATTGAAAAAAAACTTCAAATAGTGAAAGAATAATTCAGGGACAGTATGATATCTCATCCTCTGAATTTGGTAACTTACCGGAATAATTTATTATACGCCTGTAAAGCCGTATCTGGCATAATTATTGCTATCCATCAGGATACACCAATGTAAATTCCTGAATGAAAGGATTCATATTAACAAACGAGGGGGTTATTATGAAAAGATTTATCTTTTTTATCAGCATTGTAATGTTTATCGTTTTCTCCGTTCCTTTGCCATCCGTTGCCGCTGAGAAGCCAATCGTCATCGGAGCTCCGCTTGCCACCGCCTTCCTCTATGGATGGGATGCCGAGAGGGGGATAAAGCTTGCCGTGGAAGAGATCAATAAGGCGGGCGGCGTGAACGTTGGAGGCAAGAAGAGGCCTTTTGTCGTTGAGGTCATCGATACGAGAGACCTCGAACCCGGCGTCCCTGTCAGCGAGGCATTGCTTGGGCTTGAAAAGCTTATTCTCGAAAAGAAAGCGGATTTTATCATCGGAGGCCCTGTCCGTTCGGAAGCGGCGCTTGCCGCCATGGACCTGCTCAACAAATATAAGAAGATAAGCATCCTGACAACAGGGGTTCTCACGCCTGCCTATCAAAAAAAGATTGCAGATAATTATGATAAATACAAATACTGTTTCCGGAATACAAGCCATGTAGGTGTAATGATGACTGAGTTCATCACCATGCTCGAAGATCTCAGGAAGGCCCATGGTTTTGATAAGGCTACTGTCATGGTGCAGGACGTGGCGCACGCGAGAGCGGGCGGCGCGGCAATGCAAAAGGGACTTACCGCCAAAGGGTGGAAGGTCTTTGACATGAAGATATATCCTAC carries:
- a CDS encoding ABC transporter substrate-binding protein — its product is MKRFIFFISIVMFIVFSVPLPSVAAEKPIVIGAPLATAFLYGWDAERGIKLAVEEINKAGGVNVGGKKRPFVVEVIDTRDLEPGVPVSEALLGLEKLILEKKADFIIGGPVRSEAALAAMDLLNKYKKISILTTGVLTPAYQKKIADNYDKYKYCFRNTSHVGVMMTEFITMLEDLRKAHGFDKATVMVQDVAHARAGGAAMQKGLTAKGWKVFDMKIYPT